CGGGTTAAGAAAGCTGGAACGAACTGGACTGAAGCCCGCAATGTTCCCAAACTACGGGAACTGTTAGCCCAGGCGGCGTCACTCCAGGTGAGTAACTCGCCCAGTCAAGAAAAAACCGAGACACCCGATAACTCCACAACGATTCGTCCCGGTACTTTTCCAAAGCAACCACCCCACCAATTCACCCCATCTCCTGGAGCCTGGAAAAAGGGAGATCTCCTCGTGGTTGAAGATGAATGCAAACTTCCCCATCGCTGCCTCAAATGTAATTCTGACAAAGATGTCGTTCGTTTAAATTACCAGTTTAGTTATCGCCCCCGCTGGCCACTGATTTTTATTCCGGTGATTGGAGCACTTCTGGTTATGCTCATCGTGGTTTTGCTTAGTCAACACAGGCAGATGGAAATTTGGCTCTGCCGGTCACACTATGAGACACGATATATGGCCAGTATTTTAGGTTGGGTGGTTTTTGTTCCAGGTTTCATTATTCTGGTTAACACGATGCGAACCAATGCCAGAATTGAATTTCTGATTTGCATGATGACTCTGGGAGCTTTTGGCATCGTGCTGGCCTTCTTTGGTCAAATTGCTCAGGTTCTGGAAATTCGAGATTCAGTCATGTATCTCAAAAAAGTTCATCCAGATTATGTGAAGCAATTCCCAGACTGGCCACACTTTATCTGAAACAAGGGCAGTTTTTGGGTTGGTGTCCAATGCGGACACCAACCGGAATTGCCGGATTTTACCGTGGAGCCAGCGCGGATAACCCAATCGCCGCCAGCCCAATCACAATATCGAGAATCACCACTCCGACAAACAACACAAAATTACAAACAAACCCAAAGATCCCCATTCCTTTTTTGAGCCCGGTTCGGAAGGTTCCGATGATTGACAGCGACAGGCCAATCAGAAACCCAAGCGGACCAAGTGAAAGGGCATAATAAATCAGCGAGATAAAGCACACATCGCTGGTTGTGCGCAGCATCTTGCTCCAGCGCTCGTCTGTGAAGATATCGCGCAGGGTTTCACTTCCCACGACTCCGAGCAACAACAGCACCATCATGCCCAGGTTCACAACGGCGATCAGTACCGACGTTTTGGCGAATTTTGAAGAACGGTTGAGAGCAACAGCGGGAGCAGGTTGGGTTGGTATCATAACTCATTCCAGTTCATAGATTTTTGGTATTCTACTCACGGAAAACACAGAAAACACGGAAAAAATCAACCACAACCTCACCAGCTCAGTATCAAGCCACCGCACTCCACTTTTTCAACTTGTCAGAATTTCAGTTCATCCGTAAGATAGCTGGCCTACCCCAACCGCCCTCACCGGGCAAATGTATCAGTACCTCATTAAAATTCAATATATTCAGCTACTTATATAATTATTCACGAGTTGATTTCAGGAGATTTTTTCTATGTCTGATTCGATGTTTCCATTTCGCTTTACCGATATTCAGCTTTCGACCGGAGTCCGCCTGCACTATGCCGAACAGGGGAACCCAGCCAACCCGCCAGTGATTTTGCTCCATGGGTACTCAGATTCGTGGTTTTCATATAGCCGGGTGATTGATGGGCTGGCCCAAACTACCCACGTTTTTGCCCTCGACCAGCGCGGGCACGGAGATTCTGACCAGCCGGAAACGGGATACAGCGTCCCTGATTTCGCGGCTGACGTCGTGGCCTTTCTGGATGCGATGAACCTTCCATCAGCGACGGTGGTGGGGCATTCGATGGGCAGTCTGGTGGCGCAACACGTTGCCTTTTCCGCCCCGGATCGGGTGGCACGGCTGGTTTTGATTGGTTCAGCCACGAACCTCCGCTGTCCGGAAGTTGCGGATTTACACCAGGCAGTCATTGCGCTGGATGACCCGGTACCAGTTGAATTTATCCGTGAATTTCAGGTCAGCACCATCTATTTCCCGATTCCGGATGCGTTTCTGGAACGCGCCATCACCGAAAGCCAGAAACTGTCAGCCAACGTCTGGCACAAAGTCATCACCAGCCTGGTTGACTTTGATTCCACCACGGAATTGAGCCGGATTCAATCACCAACTCTGATTTTGCGAGGTGATCACGACACAATTTTTCCGGCATCGGCCCAGCAGGCACTCGAAACCGGAATCGCCAATTCAAAAGTGAAAATATATCCAGAGACGGGCCATGCGCTCCATTGGGAGCGACCAGAGCAGTGGCTTGCGGATGTTCAGGAGTTTCTGAGATAACAGGTTCCGGGTTCCGGGTTCCGGGTTCCGGGTTCCGGGTTCCGGGTTCCGGGTTCCGGGTTCCGGGTTCCGGGTTCCGGGTTCCGGGTTCCGGGTTCCGGGTTCCGGGTTTTCGAACCAGTCACCTTATGAGTTTAGTTGAAACGAACAAAACCATTATTCGGGCCTTTGTTGAGGCAATCAATCACCAAGAATGGAATCGGTTGGATGAGCTGGTTTCTGCCGATTTCATTCGGTATAGTGTTGCAGCGGGGTCACCTGGTGTTCGAAGCCGGAATGACCTTAAACACTTTCTGCAGCAGGAGTTTGTCACCTTTCCAGATGCGATTGAAACCATTGAAGATCTATTTGGTGAAGGCGACAAAATCGCCGTTCGGCATCACTTTCAGGGAACGCAGCACGGACCAATGGGAAATTTCCCGCCAACCGGGAAAAGGATGAAAGCTGATTACCTGGCGATTTACCGTCTTGAGAATGGCCTGATTGTTGAAGCCTGGGCCGAATGGGACAACCTGAGTGGCCTGACTCAACTTGGACATCTGTAAATGTGGAATGTAAAATTGAGGATGAAGAATTGATCTGTTCCTGGTGACTGGTGCTTGGAAGGTATTGATCCCTAAGCACTCACCACTCAAAGGTTTCTTCATTCTCAATTCTTCATTCTTCATTCTCAATTCTTCATTCACTACGGAGGATTCACGATGGGTAATCTT
The genomic region above belongs to Acidobacteriota bacterium and contains:
- a CDS encoding alpha/beta hydrolase; amino-acid sequence: MSDSMFPFRFTDIQLSTGVRLHYAEQGNPANPPVILLHGYSDSWFSYSRVIDGLAQTTHVFALDQRGHGDSDQPETGYSVPDFAADVVAFLDAMNLPSATVVGHSMGSLVAQHVAFSAPDRVARLVLIGSATNLRCPEVADLHQAVIALDDPVPVEFIREFQVSTIYFPIPDAFLERAITESQKLSANVWHKVITSLVDFDSTTELSRIQSPTLILRGDHDTIFPASAQQALETGIANSKVKIYPETGHALHWERPEQWLADVQEFLR
- a CDS encoding ester cyclase yields the protein MSLVETNKTIIRAFVEAINHQEWNRLDELVSADFIRYSVAAGSPGVRSRNDLKHFLQQEFVTFPDAIETIEDLFGEGDKIAVRHHFQGTQHGPMGNFPPTGKRMKADYLAIYRLENGLIVEAWAEWDNLSGLTQLGHL